CGTTACCAAAACAGCTAAAGACGTAATGATTACTCCCTGAAGGAACCCAAGCCACGCATTCTGCTGGAAGTAGGACAACAGCGAGGCAAGTCCCAGTATATTAGCCAACGGCATAATGAATAAATCACCAACCACGTAAGCGATCATCGGATTTTGCCCGGACATAACAAGAAAGCGGCTACTTCGCACACATCTGAAATAATCACAAACAATACTTAAGAATAAGAGCGCAAGGAATGCCAGACCGGAAGTTACAAAGAAATAGCTAAAAGTGGCAGGATCTTTCTTGATACCTTCTTGAAAAGGTTCAAAACATAGCCCCAAAAGGAGAAGATATGCTCCGGCATTAAACAGCTTTTTCCATAACAAAGCGATTCCTTCTGTCGGACGTAAGAAAACCAATTTGCCAATCAATAACAGCACAAGTGTCGCTAATAAATTCACTGTCACCATACGGGTATAAAGCCCATAGAGATTGAATACAATAATCACCATAGTCAATATCAGCAGCGCAATTCCTATCTTACGGTATTGCGGTGAAGCCGGCTGTTCGGTATCCTTTCGGCCCTTCATCCATTCCATCAAATACTCACCGGCAATGCTGCCGGGAATTACAATAAACAGATATTTCAGATAATCAAACCGATACATCCAGGGCAAAGGAGTATAATTGAATATCACCTGTGTCCAGGAACCTTCGACAGTACTTCCCAAAATAACAGCCATCAGCAGCAATAAAACTCCCAAACGCAACCATCGGTTATGCATCGTAAAAATGTAGAGGGCAGAACCGAAGATGGCCATATTGGCTAATAACAGAATAATCACATTACTAAAATACAGGCTGAACGTTCTTCCATCGGCATAAGAAGTAGTAAGCATCATGATTACCGCAATTCCGTATGCGGCTATCTTTATGCCGGTATGTGCCCAGTCCGGCATTTTCAAAGGAATGCGCATGAACATCGGAAACAGAACCGCAAAGCAAAGAATAGCCAGCAACCAGGCTCTGATGTCCTGCGGAGAACTCAGCACATACGGATAAAAATGCTGAATGAAGATGGCAAAGAAAGTCAGTTGTACTCCACGTTTCACCGCTTCATATACTAATTTCAGTTTAGAGTCACCTTTCTCTGCACGCTTACCTATGGAAAAAGGGAAAGCTGCTCCCATTGCAAACAGGAAGAAAGGAAAAACAAGGTCTACCCATGTAATGCCGGGCAAAGAAGGATTGAATATATGATCGGGTGGCGGCGTCTGCGCATGACTCATCCAACCGGGGAGCACCTGCGTTACGATGGTAGCAGAAAGTACCATCGTAATAATCGCATATCCTCTCAAAGCGTCTAATGCATAGGCCCGGTTATTCATAAGGAGCCTCCTCTTTTCATTCCTTCCTCTACTTCTTTCCACAGATTTTTGGTAATGATATGTACGATGTCAAATACCATTAATCCGTCCGAACGGCGAAGGTTCATCTCTATCGTTTCCGAAAGTTTGGCGGGGTTGTCATAGAACTGGTCCACCAGAATACCTCCCATAAATTTATTACCTTTCAATATCTGACGTAAATGCTGACATGAGCCTTCTACACAATACCACGTACCGGATTGAGCCTGCGAATCAGTTTCGTTCCAGATACTCCGGTTCGTTTTTCTGTATTCCTCGATGGTTATGTCCGTATAATAATTACCGGTAGCATAAAGGTCTATCAGCTCGGCATAGCCATAATTTTTATATTCGGGTGTTGCCCAGCTGAAATCTTTGCCCGGATCATATTCTTTGCTGGCAAAGTTTACGCCTACTTCATAATAAGATGGATACCAGGCACCGGTGTACGTGCCGAAAGAAACGTCAGGGTTGGCTGCCTTGACTTCTTTACGGGCAAGCGCCATGAAATCAGTAATGTTTTTAGTTCGCCATTCCAGCCATTTCCGGAAATATTTTCCTGGTTGCGTTGTGTATTTCCCATCTGCATTTTTAGTCCAACGGAAAATATCTTCGGGGAAGTTTGCGACTTTTTTACCTATGTATTCTTCAAACTTCTTACGTGACAATGAAGAAAAATCAGCGGTTATTCCATCGTAACGTACCCGGTCGAGCATCAGACCGTCCAGGTCGGGATATTTGGTCACGACTTCTTTCAGAACATTCAGGATATGGGTACGATATTCTTCGTTCAAAGGATTGATCATGGCACCATATTTATGCTTCTCTTCGGTGATTGGAATGATTCCTTTATCGGGAGTGTACACCATCGAAGCCCATTCCGGATGTCCGCTATATACCATTCCACGGTCAAAATAGTTGTGTCCGGCACAGAATACATTCAATGAGGCGTGTATCTCCAGCCCCAGTTCGTGCCCTTTTTTGATAAAGTATCCCAGATAGTCAAAATCACCGGCTTTGGCTCCTTTCCATTCTTTCATTTGCGGAGCATATTCACTTTTATATAAAACTTCCCCTGTGATCGGACGAATGTCGACAACCGCATGTGTAAAGCCCAGCGATTTGATTTTTTCCAAGTAATAATCAATCGAATCTTTATGACTGAAGCGCTCAAAGTTTGCTTCGGCATCAATCCACATTAAGGCCGGTTTCTTTTTGATGACGATCCGGAAAGGAGAAGCCGGAAGCCCGGCATTATTGCATAATTCCCCCTGCACATAATTCCGGAAGCAGTAGCGGACTTCTGTCGGGTCACTAACAGAATCATTCCATACTTTCACAGTAGATGTGCCATTGATGATCTCCGCCTTTGCAGGTCGGAATATACCATCGGAACCTACGATCTCAAAACCTTTCACATTCTGATTTTCCGGAGTCAGTCCTTCCTCTCCATATTCAAAGTCTATTTCTACAGCATTTCCCTGGATACGATAGGTCTTGTAGACTGGACCGGAATATTGGAACCCTTTTCGGCCGTAAGTCTGGGCCAGTGCCCAATAAGCTAACCGTTCTCCAACCTTAATCTTATAAGGTGAATGTATAAAGAGTTCGCTGCCTGCGTCTCCGGTGGTCACCATTCCCACTCCGGGAACTTCCTTCATCAGCTCCAACTGACATTGACGGAACCATGCCCAATCCAACTTGTCATTCCCTTCGGACTTCCAGGGAGCAATCTGGACATAATAAAATGGCATTTCAGCATTATGAAAGAAATTTCTCCATTGAGAGACCATGGCGGGAAAAAGCTTTTTATAAAGAGTAGGATCGGGAGTATTCGCCTCTCCCTGGTACCAGATAACTCCTTTGACAGGGAATCCTTCCCATGGATTTACCATAGCGTTCCACAACAGGGTAGGCGTCCCGGCAGCCCATTCGAATTTATCTTGATTTGTATCCGGCAAGGTTACTTCGGAAAAATGAGATAAGGTTTCTTTGTCCATCCATGCTTCGATCTTTGACATACTCCAGGAGCAATGTATTAATCCTACAGGTACGTCCAAAGATTGTTGCAACAGATTGCCGAAGAAATAAGCTGTTGCACTGAAATCGGCCACTTCTTCCGAAGATGCTTCACTCCATTGTCCGTCTATTCCTTCTTCTTTCAGAGTCGTGCTCCAATTGTTCTTTACGGTGTAAAGTCTTAATGGTCGTTTAGGATTAGCGGACACGATATAGGGCTGCGAACCATAGACCGGTTGTCCGCGGAACCCTTTTACCGGCATTTCCATATTCGACTGTCCGGAGCAGAACCAGACTTCACCGATCAGGATATTTTTTAAGGTCAGCTCTTCCCCGTCCGAAAAAGTAATGGTATATGGTCCGCCGGCTTCCGGAGTCGGAAGAGCCAGTGTCCATTGTCCGTTCCGGTCACAATCTGCATAGATTTTCCGATGATTCCATGAAGCGGAAGCATATACACGTTTTCCGGGAGTAGCCTTTCCACGAAAAGTAACTTCTGCTTGTTGCTGCAACACCATGTTGTCTCCCCAAATGGAGGTCAAGGTTACTTTAGCTTCTGTTTTCAGAACAAAGAACAAACTTATAAGTAGCCAAAAGTATCTGTTTCTGAACATATGATTTTAGTTTATTTGTTTTCAATAGTTTGAGTATATACATTACCGAAACGGTCAGTCACTTTAATCTCTATCCTTGCGTTTGGGTCATGAGGAGTTGCATGAAAGAGATGCTCGGTAAGAACCGGAGATATCCAGTCATATTTCACCTTTTCCTTATCCGAACAGATGGCTTTTGCCATAGGATCATATCCTTTGTACTTTTGCATTTCGCCCATCCTTTGTCCATTCTCATACCATTCTACCTTCCAAAGATCATCCCAGTTCCATACATTGGCTATGATATCAGAAGGATATTCATCCGACGATCCTGCCGGATAAGCATGAAACTGGTGTTCCAGCGGATAACCTGCGCTTTTATAAATCCACTTCAATTGATCTCCGTTCACTTCATATATACCGTAACCTCTGGGAGTTCCGTCTACATTGATGTCTGCACGCCACCAAGTGCCACACACTGCTGCCGTATTATGCTCCATCAACGAATCATTGAAACAAACGTTCGTATTGAAATGGGTATGCCCGGAAATGATATGCGCATTATAGCCCTCCAAGAGTTTATATAGTGCAGCTGTATTCACTGTTTCATCCTGATCCAAAGTATTATATCTTAACTTTTTCTGAAGGCTGGAGGGAATGTGCATGACCACAAATACCAGCTTATCCCTGGACACATACGAAAGGTCTTTTTCCAGCCATGCAAAAGTCCGTTCATCAATATATCCGATGTACTGGTAGTCACGATTGACATAGAAACAATTGTCGAGTACAATGTAATGGGCTTTTCCTTTATTAAACGAATAGTAGATGGGGCCGAAATAACTTTCAAAAGTACGGTACGAGTACTCAAAAGTACGTCCTCCGTAGGTCATGTCATGGTTGCCGATAGCACGATAAACGGGAAAGTCCAAAGTAGATACGGTATTAATGTAAGATGGATACAAAGAGGGGGTATCACCCACGATGTCTCCACAATCAATACCGAATATGTCTCTTTTTCCCGAATAAGGCTGTACATATTCTTTTATATCCTGCAGGAATCTGCCATAGGCTTTCACATCGTCTTCGGAAGTGACTTGCACATCAGCCTGCACCAGAAACAGATGATTCGCATCATTCTGAGGATTTTTCATCAACTCAAAATTATATCCGTCTTGTTTATCCATCTCTATTTGTTGATGGAATAAGGGAATGGTCTTTTCTGTTTTCGGCTGATAACCGGAAGGCACGGACAAGTAAACAAACCGGGCATCCCTTTGAGGAGCAAGCACATATTCGCCCGACTTATTAGTCAGAACACAGTCGATTCCGTCCGTTACAACTACTCCTTGAAGTCCTTTCCCATGACAGGTTACCTTTCCACGAATAGTACCGGATAAATTTTGAGCCTGCAAGTTCAAACTCAAACTCATCAAAATGACAAGTTGTAATAAATATATTTTCATAGTTATCTATTGTTCTTTATACAAATAAGGCAATTCATTAACATTAAGTCTGAACCTTGCGGCTCAGACTTAGTGCTATGAATAGAAAGGAGAATACTTGTATTGAGTATATTCTCAGATTGAATTATCAACTTCCTATTTTTGAACGGACTCCAGATAGTTATCAAATCCTGTCTTGAAAGCGTTCCAATAGTCGTACATCTTGATATGACAGAGGTCGAATGCGAAGAAGCCGTCGCTATTGTTTATACATGCGTCGATGGCATCAGGTATTTTAGCGGCTTGTCCACCGTTAGTCCATCCGGTACCATTGCCTATGTCCGGACCTCCGGAGAAGGGAACGTCACCTTTCAGCAACTCGCGACCGTTTTTGCAAAATCCCTCCATTGTCCATTCGCCGCTACCATAAATCTTATCGACAGATGCATAAGCACCTAAGAATATATAATCCAGATGATCGGCATAACCATAGTTCTTATAATCTGCTGTTGCCCATTTAGGATAGTAGGCTGAGGTGTCATATTTAGGACTTGCCCAATTTACTCCCGAAGTATAATAACTGGAATACCATGCGCCTACATACACTCCAAAATTGATTTCTGAATTTACGGATTTTACTTTCTCACGTGCCTTGACGATAAAGTCGTGAATCACTTTTACACGAAATTCCAACCATTTCTTGAAATAGGCAGGCTGATCTGAAGGTATCTCATCTGTGCCTGGTGCCATAATGTCTTCCGGAAAATGAGCAACTGTTTCCCCAATGTACTCTTCAAACTTCTGTTTAGAAACAGCCGAGAAATCACTTTCCAAGCCATAATCGTCATAACGGCAACGGTCCAGAATTATTCCATCCAAGTCATATTTAGCCAGGTCACCCAGTAACTGCAAAACGAAGTTCTGCACATCATCGTTAGCCGGATTCAAAAATTTAGCTCCATAATCGGTCTCGTCATTCAACAAATCCATCGTATTTGTCAGACCGTCAGCGAGATTAGCCACACTTGCCCATTCCTTCTTCGAGTCATCACGGAACAGTATTCCATCTGATCCGAGGTTATAGGGACATAAGTAACCACCGACGAAAGTATTGACTGACGCATGTACTTTCAGCCCCTGACTTCTGGCTGCATCTATAAATGCCTGCAGGTAATCCCATGTTTCAGTACGTTCATAATATACATAACCCGAACTTCCCCACACATCCATTCGCTTCACCTGATCTACTGCAGTAGTGTTGAACAAAACATCTCCTGTAGTGGGACGCACGTCAACAATGATATCAGTAAACCCTGCGTTTTTTACTTTCACCATATCTGTGGAGATATTCTCCTTATTATTCGCATAATCCGGAAAATTAGCTGCCGCATCAATCCAGACATAGCGTGGCTTGATTTCTGTTACATCCGGATTTTCCGGTCCCTCTGTTGAATTATCATTCCAGGGCCATCCGGGGATTCCATCAGAATCATCACTACATGAAGTGATAGCAACCATTCCGCAAAACGTCAATAATAATATTTTAAAAAGATTTCTCATATTATATATGTTTATTAATGTCAGTAACTCTTTTGAAACACATTAATTATTTGTCGATACAATCAAATTCATACCCTCCGATAATCTTACAGTTGTTGTCAACATAGTAGAGACGAAGTTTATATCCATCTGTAGTTGGAGCAAACAATACATCACCTGTTGCCGCTACACCATCTGCAGAACCGAACGAAGAAAGTGAAGGATTGAATGTCAAAGCGTCTGAAGTAGATACCGTACCGGTAAACGATCCGTCTGAGGTTACATCGTACATATATAAGTACGGAGTGCCTCCCCATTGCGGGAAGTGAGCCGTAGATACCAATACAAGATACTGCGCATTATTGAACGTTCTTGCATCCAGACAGTTATTATTCATTGCCCAGGAATTGCCATTGTCCGAATTGGATAAAGACTTGGACGCATTATTACTTGTTCCATTCACCCAATAAAGTACGTTAGGATCATAATAGGATAAGAAATAATCGCTTTGTGCAGTAGTTCCTTTGGTGACAACCTTGGTATTTGACACAGGAGATCCCCAATAGCCAACACCATTTACCGATACTACTTCAGGACTTCCCAATACACCGTCTGTTATAATCCAGCGAACAAACGTATTAGAACCGGACGAGGCTGTCCCGTCACATGTAGCAATGATAGCGGCATTTGTATTGATATCACCCTGTACAGATACTTTGGTACCCATATCCAAACTTGTATTGTTGGTATAAGATATCAATAAAGTTGGAACTGTGGTTACAGAAGAAGTCTTATAGATAGAGAAGGATTTACCATTAGCTGCTTTTGTTGCCAACAATATGTTTCCTTTACTATCACTTGTCACACAACCTAAAGATGCAACACCTACGCTTCCCAAAGTCATATTGCCAATCTTACTTCCTGTAGAAGCATTATAATAGGTAGGAGCAGTAGAACCGTCCCCTAAGCAAACAACTAAATTATTGCCATTAACGGCCAGTGAAGGTGAGTTGGCTGAAGTCCAGGGCAAACCTATAACTCCCATATCCAATTTAAACAATTCTGTCTCACTGCCTTTTCTATATCCATAAGGGATCTTATCCGGCACTGCCTTCTGAACTGTGTACGTCTGCTTCGTCACTCCATCGTGAGCGATGACCGTCAGTTCTACAGGTGAATTGAAGTCAAGCGCCTCTGTCTTAGGATCCGGCGACATTGTCGCATGAGAGGAAAGTGAATATTCTGCCAGACAGGAAGATAAATCTTCTGCAGAAATCAGAGATACCGTCTTATGCTCTTCGTCAATAATTCCACTAATATCTTCGGCCGGTATTGAGAAACTTAATAACTGACATTTATTGGATTTCACTCTTTCACCCGTAATGCAGATTTGTTTCTTATATCCCTGCGCATCTGTATAAGTGAAGTAATTTTCTTTAGTCAAATCCAATATCGTCAAAACAGGGTTAATAGTACAGTTAGGAGCTAACTTTGCCTGGACCCTCATTGTCTTCATATATTCCGCCGTTTCATTTTCACTGTCTTCCGGATAAAACCATGGTATAGGAATCACATATTTATCTACAGACGCATCCGCAATTGTGTAGACAACAGCTTCTTTGTCCACATAAGGACCTGATGTAAAAAGTGCGGTCAAGCTTGTGATTCCCTGCCGCTCAGCAGTTGGAAGTACATATTCCGGATCTTGGCAGGAACTCATTAATGCCAATACTCCTAATAGTAAATATTGTATATTCTTTTTCATAATTGTTTTCATTTTAGATTTATTGCCATTCTGCATATTGAGTTACCGCACCGTTATTGTCCAACTCCGCCTGTGGCATAGGGAAACGGTACATCTTAGTCGGGAAGTTACGATCTTTGTCATCACACTCTACATAAATGTAATTGAACGAACCGTTTGCATTCTGTTCTATCTTAAGTCCATGAAGACGGATACCGGTGAATGCCGTTGCAGATAGTTTCCAGCGACGCATATCCCAATAATAGTGTCCTTCATAAGCTAATTCGACTTTACGTTCCTGACGAATCGCTTTCATCAGGTCTTCTCCACTCTTGTCCGAATAAGGCAAGCCGACTCTGTTACGAATGTCTTTGATGTCTTTATTGGCTTTATCGGCATAGCCACTCAAATGATAGCAAGCCTCGGCATGATTTAGTAACACTTCGGCATAACGAATTTCGGTCCATGGCTGTGTACTTGCCTGCACAGAAGTGAAACTATGAGTCTCATCCACCAGCTTACGCAAATAATAACCTGTGGTAGAACGTCCTTCTGGTTTGGCATCCGTTTTCCATGCAGCCCAACCATCAGTACCATTGACATAAGATGCGATCGTTCTGCCTTTCCACGTCGCACCATTATAAAGAATGGTTGCTTTGAAGCGTGGTTCAAGTTTATCGTATGGAGGAGTTGCCGTTGTTCCTTCTGCAGTATGCCAGGTACTCCAATCCGGAAAACCGCTACCGTCCGCATATTCATAAGATTCTACCATTTCTTGTGTCGGAGTTCCAAATCCTCCGGTCATTGAATTACCATCCAATGCTTTATCACCTCCGGGAGCCATATAGCCGTCAAAATCATGAGTTACAGTAGAACTCTTGTCATAGCAATATTGCAGAATAGCTTCCTGACTTCCTGCTTTAAATGCATTAGAATAATTCTCTTTTTCTTCCAGCTTATATCCCATGCCCATCACTTCTTCGGCAGCGATCCGGGCATCATCCCATCTTTCTGCATAAAGCATTGCCCGTGACAGCATTGCATAAGCTGCTCCGCTAGTCAGACGTCCATTAGGGGTTTTATCAACCGGTAAATGTTCGCCCGCAAACTTCAGGTCCTCATATACAAAGTTCCATCCTTCTGCTTCGGAACTGACCGGCATATCCTTCTTTATATTATCCAGATCTTCATCATATATAATGACTTCCTTATAACGTTTTACCAAGTCGGTATATAAATATCCTCTGAAGAAGCGCATTTCCGCTTCCAGCCGTTCTTGTTCCGTCTGACCGAATGAGGCGTACTTTTTCAGTTTATTGAGACCTTCATTGACACGGCGTACATATTCATACATCGTCCCCCAATTGCCTAAATAAGTGCTGACATAACTTACTGTCAGAACGGATCCTCCATAAGCGATTTCGCTAGGTATCTGGCATTTAGACATATAGTTATAGGAACCGTATTTGAGTTGGTCTGTCAACGCTTCCGTCATGCCTGCCAGGCATTGTCCGTCACGATAAACTCCTAAATAATCGATATAACGGTAGAAATCGTTGACAGCTTGTTCGGCATATTCCAGTTTACTCCATACTAGTTTATCTGATGCTTTGTCCGTCGGTGTCATGTCTAGATAATCACTACATGAACCAAGCCCTAAAGAGGCTCCCAACAATATGATACTTATAA
This sequence is a window from Bacteroides thetaiotaomicron VPI-5482. Protein-coding genes within it:
- a CDS encoding alpha amylase family protein, whose product is MRNLFKILLLTFCGMVAITSCSDDSDGIPGWPWNDNSTEGPENPDVTEIKPRYVWIDAAANFPDYANNKENISTDMVKVKNAGFTDIIVDVRPTTGDVLFNTTAVDQVKRMDVWGSSGYVYYERTETWDYLQAFIDAARSQGLKVHASVNTFVGGYLCPYNLGSDGILFRDDSKKEWASVANLADGLTNTMDLLNDETDYGAKFLNPANDDVQNFVLQLLGDLAKYDLDGIILDRCRYDDYGLESDFSAVSKQKFEEYIGETVAHFPEDIMAPGTDEIPSDQPAYFKKWLEFRVKVIHDFIVKAREKVKSVNSEINFGVYVGAWYSSYYTSGVNWASPKYDTSAYYPKWATADYKNYGYADHLDYIFLGAYASVDKIYGSGEWTMEGFCKNGRELLKGDVPFSGGPDIGNGTGWTNGGQAAKIPDAIDACINNSDGFFAFDLCHIKMYDYWNAFKTGFDNYLESVQK
- a CDS encoding DUF5009 domain-containing protein; the protein is MNNRAYALDALRGYAIITMVLSATIVTQVLPGWMSHAQTPPPDHIFNPSLPGITWVDLVFPFFLFAMGAAFPFSIGKRAEKGDSKLKLVYEAVKRGVQLTFFAIFIQHFYPYVLSSPQDIRAWLLAILCFAVLFPMFMRIPLKMPDWAHTGIKIAAYGIAVIMMLTTSYADGRTFSLYFSNVIILLLANMAIFGSALYIFTMHNRWLRLGVLLLLMAVILGSTVEGSWTQVIFNYTPLPWMYRFDYLKYLFIVIPGSIAGEYLMEWMKGRKDTEQPASPQYRKIGIALLILTMVIIVFNLYGLYTRMVTVNLLATLVLLLIGKLVFLRPTEGIALLWKKLFNAGAYLLLLGLCFEPFQEGIKKDPATFSYFFVTSGLAFLALLFLSIVCDYFRCVRSSRFLVMSGQNPMIAYVVGDLFIMPLANILGLASLLSYFQQNAWLGFLQGVIITSLAVLVTMFFTKIKWFWRT
- a CDS encoding RagB/SusD family nutrient uptake outer membrane protein; protein product: MKTKFISIILLGASLGLGSCSDYLDMTPTDKASDKLVWSKLEYAEQAVNDFYRYIDYLGVYRDGQCLAGMTEALTDQLKYGSYNYMSKCQIPSEIAYGGSVLTVSYVSTYLGNWGTMYEYVRRVNEGLNKLKKYASFGQTEQERLEAEMRFFRGYLYTDLVKRYKEVIIYDEDLDNIKKDMPVSSEAEGWNFVYEDLKFAGEHLPVDKTPNGRLTSGAAYAMLSRAMLYAERWDDARIAAEEVMGMGYKLEEKENYSNAFKAGSQEAILQYCYDKSSTVTHDFDGYMAPGGDKALDGNSMTGGFGTPTQEMVESYEYADGSGFPDWSTWHTAEGTTATPPYDKLEPRFKATILYNGATWKGRTIASYVNGTDGWAAWKTDAKPEGRSTTGYYLRKLVDETHSFTSVQASTQPWTEIRYAEVLLNHAEACYHLSGYADKANKDIKDIRNRVGLPYSDKSGEDLMKAIRQERKVELAYEGHYYWDMRRWKLSATAFTGIRLHGLKIEQNANGSFNYIYVECDDKDRNFPTKMYRFPMPQAELDNNGAVTQYAEWQ
- a CDS encoding DUF5018 domain-containing protein; this encodes MKKNIQYLLLGVLALMSSCQDPEYVLPTAERQGITSLTALFTSGPYVDKEAVVYTIADASVDKYVIPIPWFYPEDSENETAEYMKTMRVQAKLAPNCTINPVLTILDLTKENYFTYTDAQGYKKQICITGERVKSNKCQLLSFSIPAEDISGIIDEEHKTVSLISAEDLSSCLAEYSLSSHATMSPDPKTEALDFNSPVELTVIAHDGVTKQTYTVQKAVPDKIPYGYRKGSETELFKLDMGVIGLPWTSANSPSLAVNGNNLVVCLGDGSTAPTYYNASTGSKIGNMTLGSVGVASLGCVTSDSKGNILLATKAANGKSFSIYKTSSVTTVPTLLISYTNNTSLDMGTKVSVQGDINTNAAIIATCDGTASSGSNTFVRWIITDGVLGSPEVVSVNGVGYWGSPVSNTKVVTKGTTAQSDYFLSYYDPNVLYWVNGTSNNASKSLSNSDNGNSWAMNNNCLDARTFNNAQYLVLVSTAHFPQWGGTPYLYMYDVTSDGSFTGTVSTSDALTFNPSLSSFGSADGVAATGDVLFAPTTDGYKLRLYYVDNNCKIIGGYEFDCIDK
- a CDS encoding calcineurin-like phosphoesterase C-terminal domain-containing protein gives rise to the protein MKIYLLQLVILMSLSLNLQAQNLSGTIRGKVTCHGKGLQGVVVTDGIDCVLTNKSGEYVLAPQRDARFVYLSVPSGYQPKTEKTIPLFHQQIEMDKQDGYNFELMKNPQNDANHLFLVQADVQVTSEDDVKAYGRFLQDIKEYVQPYSGKRDIFGIDCGDIVGDTPSLYPSYINTVSTLDFPVYRAIGNHDMTYGGRTFEYSYRTFESYFGPIYYSFNKGKAHYIVLDNCFYVNRDYQYIGYIDERTFAWLEKDLSYVSRDKLVFVVMHIPSSLQKKLRYNTLDQDETVNTAALYKLLEGYNAHIISGHTHFNTNVCFNDSLMEHNTAAVCGTWWRADINVDGTPRGYGIYEVNGDQLKWIYKSAGYPLEHQFHAYPAGSSDEYPSDIIANVWNWDDLWKVEWYENGQRMGEMQKYKGYDPMAKAICSDKEKVKYDWISPVLTEHLFHATPHDPNARIEIKVTDRFGNVYTQTIENK
- a CDS encoding alpha amylase family protein: MFRNRYFWLLISLFFVLKTEAKVTLTSIWGDNMVLQQQAEVTFRGKATPGKRVYASASWNHRKIYADCDRNGQWTLALPTPEAGGPYTITFSDGEELTLKNILIGEVWFCSGQSNMEMPVKGFRGQPVYGSQPYIVSANPKRPLRLYTVKNNWSTTLKEEGIDGQWSEASSEEVADFSATAYFFGNLLQQSLDVPVGLIHCSWSMSKIEAWMDKETLSHFSEVTLPDTNQDKFEWAAGTPTLLWNAMVNPWEGFPVKGVIWYQGEANTPDPTLYKKLFPAMVSQWRNFFHNAEMPFYYVQIAPWKSEGNDKLDWAWFRQCQLELMKEVPGVGMVTTGDAGSELFIHSPYKIKVGERLAYWALAQTYGRKGFQYSGPVYKTYRIQGNAVEIDFEYGEEGLTPENQNVKGFEIVGSDGIFRPAKAEIINGTSTVKVWNDSVSDPTEVRYCFRNYVQGELCNNAGLPASPFRIVIKKKPALMWIDAEANFERFSHKDSIDYYLEKIKSLGFTHAVVDIRPITGEVLYKSEYAPQMKEWKGAKAGDFDYLGYFIKKGHELGLEIHASLNVFCAGHNYFDRGMVYSGHPEWASMVYTPDKGIIPITEEKHKYGAMINPLNEEYRTHILNVLKEVVTKYPDLDGLMLDRVRYDGITADFSSLSRKKFEEYIGKKVANFPEDIFRWTKNADGKYTTQPGKYFRKWLEWRTKNITDFMALARKEVKAANPDVSFGTYTGAWYPSYYEVGVNFASKEYDPGKDFSWATPEYKNYGYAELIDLYATGNYYTDITIEEYRKTNRSIWNETDSQAQSGTWYCVEGSCQHLRQILKGNKFMGGILVDQFYDNPAKLSETIEMNLRRSDGLMVFDIVHIITKNLWKEVEEGMKRGGSL